One stretch of Arachis hypogaea cultivar Tifrunner chromosome 20, arahy.Tifrunner.gnm2.J5K5, whole genome shotgun sequence DNA includes these proteins:
- the LOC140183018 gene encoding uncharacterized protein → MADFIAEMTPGNSTPESWKLHVDGSSNVTYGGAGVILESQNRVTIEKSVRYEFLVSNNQAEYETLLAGLALAKEVGAKVLKVSTDSQVVSSQINGDYQTRDPLLQQYLAKVNELKEGFEHVTIQHVPRERNARADLLSKLANTKPGHGNKSLIQKVVKSPSILTTTNAYLTLSSQGSWTYPILQYLLDGTLPEDPKEEKRIKREAANYTVIAGHIYKRGFSQPLLKCVELGDTEYILRKIHEGCCGHHIGGKTLAQRIIRIITRFGIPEIVISDNRTQFTDKKFREFLEGLHVSHRFSSVEHPQTNGQVESANKIIVKGLKKRLDGAKGLWADELGSVLWSYRTTPQTATGETPFQLTYGVEADIPVEIGDPSTRRTFGGHDEEAERDLTNDVRSIAHIRELALKQRISLRYNHGVVRREFVPDDLILRRNDIGAPTLGEGKLTPNWEGPYKIKAVIGKGAYKLERLNGDEVPRTWNAANLR, encoded by the exons ATGGCCGATTTCATCGCCGAGATGACCCCGGGAAATTCCACCCCCGAATCATGGAAACTACACGTCGACGGCTCATCAAACGTCACCTATGGAGGCGCCGGAGTCATACTCGAAAGTCAAAACAGGGTCACGATCGAAAAATCAGTACGATACGAGTTCTTAgtttcaaacaaccaggcagaatatgagacCCTCCTGGCAGGCCTAGCCCTAGCCAAGGAAGTCGGAGCAAAGGTCCTGAAAGTGAGTaccgactcacaggtagtcagtTCCCAAATTAACGGAGACTACCAGACACGAGATCCCCTACTCCAACAATACCTCGCCAAGGTAAACGAACTAAAAGAAGGGTTCGAACACGTTACCATACAACACGTCCCTAGGGAACGAAATGCCAGGGCAGACCTACTTTCCAAACTAGCCAATACCAAACCAGGACACGGCAACAAATCACTAATTCAGAAAGTCGTCAAGTCGCCGTCCATATTGACAACGACTAACGCTTATCTGACACTCTCCAGCCAAGGATCATGGACCTACCCTATCCTGCAGTACCTCCTCGACGGAACACTACCAGAAGACCCCAAAGAGGAAAAACGGATAAAAAGGGAAGCCGCCAACTACACAGTTATCGCAGGACACATATACAAGCGCGGATTCTCGCAACCCCTGCTCAAATGCGTCGAACTCGGGGACACAGAGTACATACTCCGCAAAATCCATGAAGGTTGTTGCGGCCACCACATCGGAGGTAAAACCCTAGCCCAAAGAATCATCAGG ATCATAACCCGGTTCGGGATCCCCGAGATCGTCATCTCAGATAACAGAACCCAATTCACTGATAAGAAATTCAGAGAATTCCTAGAAGGTTTGCATGTATCCCACCGTTTTAGCTCGGTAGAGCACccccaaacaaatgggcaagtgGAATCCGCaaataaaataattgtcaaaGGACTAAAGAAACGACTCGATGGAGCCAAGGGGCTATGGGCCGATGAACTCGGATCAGTCTTATGGtcgtatcgaacaaccccccaaACGGCCACCGGGGAAACCCCTTTTCAACTAACATACGGCGTGGAAGCCGACATCCCGGTAGAGATAGGAGACCCTAGCACAAGGAGAACGTTCGGGGGTCACGACGAAGAAGCAGAGCGGGACCTCACCAACGACGTAAGAAGCATAGCCCACATCAGGGAACTAGCCCTAAAACAAAGAATCAGTCTAAGGTACAATCACGGCGTCGTCCGAAGAGAATTCGTACCCGACGACCTCATCCTACGACGAAACGACATTGGAGCTCCAACCCTGGGTGAAGGAAAACTCACccccaactgggaaggaccatacaaaatcaaggcGGTAATCGGAAAGGGAGCATATAAGCTCGAACGGCTAAATGGCGACGAAGTCCCGAGGACATGGAATGCCGCCAACTTGCGATGA